A stretch of the Vigna radiata var. radiata cultivar VC1973A chromosome 9, Vradiata_ver6, whole genome shotgun sequence genome encodes the following:
- the LOC106773784 gene encoding MLO-like protein 1, translated as MGGGGGGEEGNNLEFTPTWVVAVVCSVIVAASFAAERFLHYGGTFLKKKNQKPLYEALLKIKEELMLLGFISLLLTVTQNGIIKICVPEGWTHHMLPCSLKDKKEKESAKLTEHFQTFFSFSHIPATVRHLLADNEDHQPTAAEKLGHCAKKGKVPLLSVEALHHLHIFIFVLAIVHVTFCVLTVVFGGLKIRQWKHWENSIGDQINGTPDLESTVTHVREHAFIQNRFTGFGKESTVLGWVKSFFKQFYGSVTKLDYVTLRLGFIMTHCRGNPKFNFHKYMIRALEDDFKKVVGISWYLWIFVVIFLLLNINGWHTYFWISFVPLILLLAVGTKLEHVIIQLAHEVAEKHTAIEGELVVQPRDDHFWFHRPHIVLFLIHFILFQNAFEIAFFFWILFTYGFDSCIMGRVRYIIPRLVIGVFIQVLCSYSTLPLYAIVTQMGTHFKKAIFDEQVQARLVGWAQKAKKKGLRGDSNAQSAQGSAQVGAGIQLGAVFRRASAPEENVIVPTNEGHQ; from the exons atgggtggtggtggtggtggtgaagaAGGGAACAACTTGGAATTCACTCCCACTTGGGTGGTTGCTGTTGTTTGTTCTGTGATCGTTGCTGCATCGTTTGCTGCAGAACGGTTTCTTCACTATGGAGGGACGTTTCTCAAGAAGAAGAATCAGAAGCCGCTGTATGAAGCTCTGCTGAAGATCAAAGAAg AGTTAATGCTGTTGGGATTTATTTCTCTGCTGCTGACTGTGACACAAAATGGAATCATCAAAATCTGTGTTCCTGAGGGTTGGACTCACCACATGCTTCCTTGCAGTCTTAAggataaaaaagagaaagaatcaGCAAAACTCACAGAACATTTTCagacttttttctctttcagtCATATTCCTGCCACTGTTAGGCACCTTTTAGCTGATAATGAAGATCACCAACCAACAGCTGCTGAAAAACTTGGACACTGTGCTAAGAAG GGCAAGGTTCCTCTGTTATCTGTGGAGGCACTGCATCATCTgcatatctttatttttgtcctGGCCATTGTTCATGTGACATTTTGTGTTCTCACTGTTGTGTTTGGAGGGTTAAAA ATACGTCAGTGGAAGCACTGGGAAAACTCTATAGGAGATCAAATTAATGGAACACCAG ATTTGGAATCAACAGTGACTCATGTTCGTGAACACGCTTTCATCCAGAATCGTTTTACTGGTTTTGGCAAAGAATCTACTGTTTTGGGTTGGGTG aAATCATTTTTCAAGCAATTTTATGGATCTGTGACAAAGTTAGATTATGTGACATTAAGGCTTGGTTTCATAATG ACTCATTGCAGAGGAAATCCaaagtttaattttcataaatacaTGATTCGTGCCCTTGAAGACGATTTCAAGAAAGTTGTTGGAATAAG TTGGTATCTTTGGATCTTTGTGGTCATCTTCTTGTTGCTTAATATCAATG GTTGGCACACATATTTCTGGATTTCTTTCGTTCCTCTGATT CTTCTACTAGCTGTGGGTACGAAGTTGGAGCATGTAATAATTCAACTAGCTCATGAAGTAGCTGAGAAACATACAGCCATAGAAGGTGAATTAGTTGTTCAACCAAGAGATGATCACTTTTGGTTTCATCGCCCCCACATTGTCCTCTTCTTGATTCACTTCATCCTTTTCCAAAATGCTTTTGAgattgcatttttcttttggatATTG TTTACATATGGCTTTGACTCATGTATCATGGGACGAGTCCGTTACATTATTCCAAGGCTTGTTATTGG AGTATTTATTCAAGTACTATGTAGCTATAGTACCCTACCACTTTACGCAATTGTAACACAG ATGGGAACTCACTTTAAGAAGGCGATATTTGATGAACAAGTGCAAGCACGTCTTGTTGGTTGGGCACAAAAGGCAAAGAAGAAAGGTTTGAGAGGTGATAGTAATGCCCAATCTGCTCAAGGAAGTGCTCAGGTGGGTGCTGGAATTCAACTGGGAGCAGTCTTCAGGAGGGCATCTGCCCCAGAAGAGAATGTTATTGTCCCTACAAATGAAGGGCATCAATGA
- the LOC106774234 gene encoding chromo domain protein LHP1 produces the protein MKGGGAKKKATADAPAEVVEPSAAADLGVGEGGSDKVQSFEGNEGTQLRNGEDEEPQVEDSEGEGEEGEGEGEEEYGVEGDEEEENAGGAFPGAQGVVLAENFYEVEAIRRKRVRKGQVQYFIKWNGWPETANTWEPPENLVSVPDIVEAFEESLRSGRHRKRKRKHVVHHTQPKKRLERSTTPYSLRRFSSTVGNHSQSALPVLSDASLPVIPAFPQTVLFADELGNGAGSNLESAAPVIVNKSPIVSEQNVERNEENDYDPKLSELKASSACGNDADRLAIRIPEAMPSGPGFAGNNGQTAAKPKVVRMETSESGRCRGAKRRKSGSVKRFNKELYAGEPANTQNPIGAAVGKDESALLSRNAGSGGNHARPASNIVKIIKPIGYSASVASGAQDVLVTFVASKSDGTEVMVNNKYLKAFNPLLLINFYEQHLRYSPTS, from the exons ATGAAGGGTGGTGGTGCTAAGAAAAAGGCCACGGCGGATGCTCCTGCCGAGGTGGTGGAGCCTTCTGCTGCTGCGGATTTGGGAGTTGGAGAGGGTGGAAGTGACAAAGTTCAAAGCTTTGAGGGGAACGAGGGTACCCAGTTGCGGAACGGTGAGGATGAGGAACCCCAGGTGGAGGATTCTGAAGGGGAGGGTGAGGAAGGAGAAGGAGAGGGGGAAGAAGAGTATGGTGTGGAGggagatgaagaagaggaaaatgcTGGTGGTGCTTTTCCAGGGGCTCAAGGTGTTGTTCTTGCTGAGAATTTTTATGAAGTTGAAGCTATACGTCGTAAGAGGGTGCGCAAG GGTCAGGTGCAATACTTTATCAAGTG GAATGGGTGGCCTGAGACAGCCAACACTTGGGAGCCACCAGAAAATCTAGTTTCTGTTCCTGATATTGTTGAAGCTTTTGAGGAGAG CTTGAGGTCAGGAAGACACCGTAAGCGCAAACGCAAGCACGTGGTGCATCATACTCAACCCAAGAAGAGGCTGGAGCGTTCTACCACTCCATACAGTCTTCGACGCTTTTCCAGTACTGTTGGAAACCATTCACAGTCTGCTCTTCCTGTTCTTAGTGATGCTAGCCTTCCTGTTATTCCTGCCTTTCCTCAGACTGTTCTTTTTGCTGATGAACTGGGAAATGGTGCTGGCAGCAATCTTGAAAGTGCGGCACCTGTTATTGTTAACAAATCTCCAATTGTTTCAGAACAAAATGTTGAAAGGAATGAGGAAAATGATTATGATCCCAAGCTTAGTGAGCTTAAAGCCTCTTCTGCCTGTGGGAATGACGCTGACAGGCTTGCAATACGAATTCCAGAGGCAATGCCTTCTGGTCCTGGGTTTGCTGGCAATAATGGTCAAACAGCTGCTAAACCAAAGGTGGTTCGCATGGAAACAAGTGAAAGTGGTCGCTGCCGAGGAGCCAAAAGGAGAAAATCTGGTTCTGTAAAGAGGTTCAACAAAGAGTTATATGCTGGTGAGCCTGCCAATACCCAAAACCCAATTGGAGCAGCTGTTGGTAAAGATGAGTCAGCACTACTATCACGGAATGCTGGTAGTGGTGGTAATCATGCCAGACCTGCTAGCAATATTGTAAAGATTATAAAACCAATAGGCTATTCAGCTTCCGTAGCCAGCGGAGCGCAGGATGTTTTGGTAACCTTTGTGGCTTCAAA GTCTGATGGAACAGAAGTGATGGTTAACAACAAGTATCTAAAAGCATTTAATCCACTTCTT CTCATCAATTTCTATGAGCAGCATCTTCGCTACAGCCCTACATCTTGA
- the LOC106773287 gene encoding uncharacterized protein LOC106773287 has product MTNPSYCSHLVNMKFIFSFSILLLLPSASYSLYQNPTNLINTGTFVSGSFEMEPGLIISKTLMDIEFPKGHIGVKSFDAELVDEEGNSIPSYETYLHHWFAVKYHQNITMSHDPKLIRQEDFVYLRNEGTCNDYILPHYWGFGVESRGTTSKIPDPFAIEVGNPAKIQNGFEEKWLLNIMVIDTRGAQDKKGCTECRCDLINLPKDFYNVTRDIHNQKLTPETYKGGLFCCQDNVQCKLSEGFQGPRRNVSMRYKISWVDWNEYQVPLKVYILDSTDKVTSNGSQIIHDCQAEYTVQPNGVGDTPVVQKADIPMEKGGYLIFGTAHMHSGVVNATLYGQDGRSLCTATPKYGTGTEAGNEEGYLTGMSVCYPQPGSIQIKDGEILTVESRYTNEFRTGAMGHFYIYIAQNIP; this is encoded by the exons ATGACAAATCCTTCATATTGTTCACATCTG GTGAATATGaagtttatattttcattttcaatacttCTTCTGCTACCAAGCGCATCATATTCACTATATCAAAATCCTACAAATCTAATCAATACAGGTACTTTTGTATCTGGAAGTTTTGAAATGGAACCAGGACTAATCATATCAAAAACCCTCATGGATATAGAGTTTCCAAAAGGTCACATTGGAGTTAAAAGCTTTGATGCTGAACTAGTTGATGAAGAAGGAAACTCTATACCTTCATACGAAACATACCTTCACCATTGGTTTGCCGTAAAGTACCATCAAAATATTACCATGTCGCACGATCCTAAGCTTATTCGTCAAGAAGATTTTGTTTACCTAAGAAATGAAGGCACATGCAATGACTATATTCTTCCACATTATTGGGGATTTGGAGTGGAATCACGAGGAACAACATCAAAAATTCCTGACCCTTTTGCAATAGAAGTAGGTAATCCTGCAAAAATTCAGAATGGATTTGAAGAGAAATGGTTGCTCAACATCATGGTCATTGATACACGTGGTGCACAAGACAAGAAAGGTTGCACAGAATGTCGATGTGACCTTATTAATCTTCCAAAAGACTTCTATAATGTCACTAGAGATATACATAACCAAAAACTAACTCCTGAAACCTATAAAGGTGGACTGTTTTGTTGTCAAGATAATGTTCAAtgcaaactaagcgaaggttTTCAAGGTCCAAGAAGAAATGTTTCCATGAGATACAAAATCAGTTGGGTTGATTGGAATGAATATCAAGTTCCACTTAAGGTTTATATACTTGACTCAACAGATAAAGTAACATCAAATGGTTCTCAAATAATTCATGATTGTCAG GCAGAGTATACTGTACAACCAAATGGTGTTGGTGACACTCCTGTTGTTCAAAAGGCAGATATACCAATGGAAAAAGGAGGTTATTTAATCTTTGGTACTGCTCATATGCATTCAGGAGTTGTCAATGCAACTTTATATGGACAG gatGGAAGGAGTCTATGTACTGCAACACCAAAATATGGAACAGGAACAGAGGCAGGAAATGAAGAAGGATATTTGACTGGAATGTCTGTTTGTTATCCACAACCTGGATCTATCCAGATTAAAGATGGTGAAATTCTCACTGTGGAATCTAGATATACAAATGAATTTCGTACAGGAGCTATGGgtcatttctatatatatattgctcAGAATATACCataa